In Nomia melanderi isolate GNS246 chromosome 4, iyNomMela1, whole genome shotgun sequence, the following are encoded in one genomic region:
- the LOC116435069 gene encoding uncharacterized protein LOC116435069, protein MLNTAASPFYFRLCSGLFPSIFPNERLEVKMSDRNLTQLDDLEKSIEWASLANEINDLEKMCHLNNHRHSRKPVPKYQNYERHSMPQMQKATSVWIDDFESRRQTTPDHWNWKPKTEFERSYFFEDYQDQFENNSQKPYSYSEDYEKDHGKSMNEEKLSNSNYKGTRERLHEIFERNRYLRRQFFSNYVTDIPKDFENRRKYNNMGFGSTETLTSQSNQSSISSIDRKPRSRVNITPELETGTSPRGYAKNTSSNFRDVQKDCLSPRDVPRSDLQHQEIEELNPEDAKEKEVTENRITGQSPNRIYSGDRCQKVSRNFENTENVSPNTSLDNGDDGMTKKLGEDSENKELKPKIRDFDFKSPARARIARKKSNEIGASSLKEERSSYCQQNLCKSLPNLSASLSQSDFIEDSASPVKRGADSGGKFERSYDRFASQADLPSLSHGMSLRRVRITKIPAPLDLSKVNERYEQLMALENVDVSLIRDYDRPLNGLATVIKDESDDDFREGSLTYRGENRVDRRAAEELQSPQLVYNSKSSVHDRRTNTNARRPRPAEFTRALSDQDEDNVWGSRGAATP, encoded by the exons TGAAAGACTCGAAGTGAAAATGTCGGACAGAAACTTAACGCAGCTCGACGATCTCGAGAAGAGTATCGAGTGGGCCAGTTTGGCTAACGAGATCAACGATCTCGAGAAGATGTGTCATTTGAACAATCACCGACATTCCCGGAAACCGGTACCAAAGTACCAGAACTACGAAAGACACTCGATGCCGCAGATGCAAAAAGCGACGTCCGTATGGATCGACGATTTCGAAAGTCGTCGGCAAACCACTCCCGATCATTGGAACTGGAAGCCGAAAACGGAGTTCGAGAGAAGCTACTTCTTCGAGGATTACCAGGATCAGTTCGAAAACAATAGTCAGAAACCATACAGCTACTCCGAAGACTACGAAAAGGACCATGGGAAATCGATGAACGAAGAGAAGCTCTCGAACTCAAACTACAAGGGAACCAGAGAAAGGCTTCACGAGATCTTCGAGAGGAACAGGTACCTGAGAAGACAGTTCTTCTCCAATTACGTCACCGACATTCCCAAAGACTTCGAGAACAGACGAAAATACAACAACATGGGATTCGGTAGCACGGAGACGCTGACTAGTCAAAGCAACCAATCATCGATCAGCAGCATAGACAGAAAGCCTCGAAGTCGGGTGAACATCACGCCGGAATTGGAAACAGGAACCTCGCCCAGAGGTTACGCAAAAAACACCTCATCCAATTTCCGTGACGTCCAAAAAGATTGTCTAAGTCCACGCGATGTCCCCCGATCGGACTTGCAGCATCAAGAAATCGAAGAGCTGAATCCAGAGGacgcgaaagagaaagaagttACCGAAAATCGTATCACCGGTCAATCACCGAACCGAATTTACTCGGGTGATCGATGCCAGAAGGtttcaagaaatttcgaaaatacgGAGAACGTCTCGCCCAACACGTCCCTCGATAACGGCGACGACGGAATGACAAAGAAACTTGGCGAAGATTCCGAAAACAAGGAGTTAAAGCCGAAAATCCGGGACTTCGATTTCAAATCTCCCGCGCGAGCGCGCATTGCGCGGAAAAAGTCGAATGAAATCGGTGCGAGCTCACTGAAGGAAGAAAGAAGCAGCTATTGCCAGCAGAATCTTTGCAAATCGCTGCCGAATTTGTCCGCTTCCCTTTCCCAGAGCGATTTCATCGAGGACAGTGCTTCTCCTGTTAAGCGTGGCGCCGATTCTGGCGGGAAATTCGAACGTAGCTACGATCGTTTCGCATCTCAGGCTGATCTGCCGAGTCTCTCGCACGGTATGAGCTTGCGTAGAGTGAGGATCACGAAGATCCCGGCTCCCTTGGACTTGTCCAAGGTCAACGAGCGATACGAGCAGCTGATGGCACTGGAAAACGTCGACGTGTCTTTGATTCGAGATTACGACCGTCCTCTAAACGGACTAGCGACGGTGATCAAGGACGAGTCTGACGACGACTTCCGGGAAGGTTCGTTGACTTACAGAGGGGAAAACAGGGTCGATCGTAGGGCCGCGGAAGAATTGCAGTCGCCTCAGCTGGTGTACAATTCGAAGAGTTCGGTGCACGATCGCCGGACCAACACGAACGCGCGGAGGCCACGGCCGGCCGAGTTCACCAGGGCTTTGTCCGATCAG GATGAAGACAATGTTTGGGGGAGTCGTGGAGCTGCGACGCCGTAA